A portion of the uncultured Draconibacterium sp. genome contains these proteins:
- a CDS encoding peptide MFS transporter: MSKNADKAFFGHPIGLSTLFASEMWERFSYYGMRALLVLFLTATFASGGFEMAELDAFTIYGIFTGLVYVTPILGGMLADKVLGQRKSIYIGGLTMAIGQFLLAGSAWLYGSDASIELRQTIFYSGLGILILGNGFFKPNISTMVGELYDNNDPRKDGGFTIFYMGINLGAFFSPLVAGKLGEQVAWQYGFLAAGVGMFLGTLWFFVRSHTLGHVGMPPKVKTERVRLIVKDWLSIFFYTIGIIALIFAVILLWKVIPAIVGTIIIYVIAVGGVIILATTIFKGTNGKTEWSRVGVILVLALFNILFWSGFEQAGTTFNIFARDNTQRMIGNWEIPASWFQSINAFWIVACAPLFSVLWIKLDKYKLNPNTPMKFAWGLILLSFGFVIMAFAYTRSTSGDAIRLVSPLWLIVVYLFHTFGELCLSPIGLSMVTKLSPPKLVSTMMGIWFGSTAAGNFVASQMKAISIQLEKVLGTEIQVFWLIAIQSAVIALVAIALSPVLKKMMHGIK; encoded by the coding sequence ATGAGTAAAAATGCAGATAAAGCCTTTTTTGGTCACCCAATAGGGCTTTCGACACTGTTTGCCAGTGAAATGTGGGAACGCTTTAGTTACTATGGAATGCGAGCTTTGTTGGTTCTTTTCCTTACGGCAACTTTTGCTTCCGGCGGATTTGAAATGGCAGAACTTGATGCCTTTACCATTTACGGTATTTTCACCGGGCTGGTGTATGTAACTCCTATTCTTGGCGGAATGTTGGCCGACAAAGTGCTGGGTCAGCGAAAATCAATTTACATTGGAGGTTTAACCATGGCAATTGGTCAGTTTCTGTTGGCCGGAAGTGCGTGGCTATACGGGTCTGATGCCAGTATCGAATTAAGGCAAACCATTTTTTACTCCGGATTAGGAATTTTAATACTGGGTAACGGTTTCTTTAAACCCAATATTTCTACCATGGTGGGCGAATTATACGATAATAACGACCCACGCAAAGACGGTGGTTTTACAATTTTCTACATGGGTATTAACCTCGGAGCTTTCTTCTCTCCATTGGTGGCCGGAAAACTGGGTGAACAAGTTGCATGGCAATATGGATTCCTGGCAGCCGGTGTTGGAATGTTCTTAGGAACTTTGTGGTTCTTTGTTCGCAGCCATACGCTCGGACATGTTGGAATGCCTCCTAAAGTAAAAACAGAAAGAGTACGCTTAATTGTAAAAGACTGGTTAAGCATATTCTTTTATACCATTGGCATTATTGCACTTATTTTTGCTGTAATTCTTCTTTGGAAAGTTATTCCTGCAATTGTTGGAACAATAATAATTTACGTAATTGCCGTTGGTGGAGTAATCATACTTGCTACAACAATCTTTAAAGGCACTAACGGAAAAACGGAATGGTCGCGTGTTGGCGTTATTCTTGTTTTAGCCCTCTTCAACATTTTATTCTGGAGTGGTTTTGAGCAAGCCGGAACAACCTTTAACATTTTTGCCCGCGATAATACACAACGAATGATCGGTAACTGGGAAATTCCTGCTTCGTGGTTCCAAAGTATTAACGCATTCTGGATTGTAGCCTGTGCACCGTTATTTAGTGTACTATGGATAAAACTCGATAAATACAAATTGAATCCGAATACGCCAATGAAATTTGCGTGGGGTTTGATTTTATTATCATTTGGTTTTGTAATTATGGCCTTTGCCTACACCAGATCGACAAGCGGCGATGCAATACGTTTGGTTAGCCCGTTATGGCTGATCGTTGTATACCTGTTCCATACATTTGGTGAACTTTGTTTGTCGCCAATTGGTTTGTCGATGGTAACCAAATTATCGCCACCAAAACTGGTTTCTACCATGATGGGAATCTGGTTTGGATCAACAGCTGCCGGTAACTTTGTTGCCTCGCAAATGAAAGCCATCTCAATTCAATTGGAAAAAGTACTTGGCACTGAAATTCAGGTTTTCTGGTTGATCGCTATTCAATCGGCAGTTATTGCTCTTGTTGCAATTGCCCTTTCTCCAGTACTGAAAAAGATGATGCACGGAATTAAATAA
- a CDS encoding DUF4831 family protein — MRYLALLIAVMIVVPTFGQRKKKEDEGIAPAYVEGIVYALPRTGIKVHVEAIREKFEPGPYAAYAEQLLGIKDARSMASEKWSVSAVKIETFSEPDPQQIYKAMGDIASTISLAPNGCLAGINATATATVPLQVQSNKTFQRPDIDDGFSFDFFSDTPFVIPGDSTNNFRPTRVSIEQKAAEAAQRVLDCRMNQYDLAALRIDGEYPDGKAYEVSLEELKRTEQNYIKLFVGRTTYKTESYSFDYVPAANEKNAVIFRISDVNGIVPASDLSGKPVTAEFEQINGLLSKYQAEAVSENPDAGYDGVYYRMPGMANIKIIFELNSLASARATIAQFGTIAPVPEDLLGGDYSIEFHPETGAIRSVQLK, encoded by the coding sequence ATGAGATACTTAGCTTTATTAATTGCTGTTATGATAGTTGTCCCGACTTTTGGACAGCGCAAAAAGAAAGAAGACGAAGGAATTGCTCCAGCCTATGTTGAGGGTATTGTATACGCTCTGCCACGCACGGGAATTAAGGTACACGTTGAAGCCATTCGTGAAAAATTTGAACCAGGACCGTACGCTGCTTATGCCGAGCAGCTGTTAGGAATAAAAGATGCCAGGAGCATGGCATCGGAAAAATGGTCGGTATCTGCTGTAAAAATTGAAACTTTTTCGGAGCCTGATCCGCAGCAAATATACAAAGCAATGGGCGATATCGCCTCAACAATTAGTTTAGCACCCAACGGATGTCTTGCCGGAATAAATGCAACGGCAACGGCAACGGTTCCTTTGCAGGTGCAATCCAACAAAACATTTCAACGACCTGATATTGATGATGGCTTTTCGTTCGATTTCTTTTCGGATACACCTTTTGTTATTCCAGGCGACTCAACCAATAACTTCAGGCCAACACGCGTAAGTATTGAGCAAAAAGCAGCTGAAGCGGCACAGCGTGTGCTCGATTGCCGCATGAACCAATACGATTTGGCAGCACTTCGTATCGACGGCGAATATCCTGACGGGAAAGCCTACGAAGTGAGTTTGGAAGAGCTAAAACGTACCGAACAGAATTACATTAAATTATTTGTTGGCAGAACCACGTATAAAACCGAATCATATAGTTTTGATTATGTACCGGCTGCCAATGAAAAGAATGCAGTTATTTTCCGTATTTCGGATGTAAACGGTATTGTACCGGCCAGCGATCTTTCAGGAAAACCGGTTACAGCAGAGTTTGAACAAATTAATGGGCTGCTGTCAAAATACCAGGCCGAAGCAGTATCGGAAAATCCCGATGCCGGTTATGATGGAGTATACTACCGGATGCCGGGAATGGCCAACATTAAAATTATATTCGAACTGAACAGCCTGGCATCGGCACGTGCAACCATAGCACAGTTTGGAACGATTGCTCCTGTGCCGGAAGATTTATTGGGTGGTGATTATTCGATTGAATTCCACCCGGAGACCGGAGCCATTAGATCTGTTCAATTGAAATAG
- the aat gene encoding leucyl/phenylalanyl-tRNA--protein transferase, translated as MIQFPDPNHADDYGLLAQGGELSPEFLLSAYYQGIFPWFSEGEPILWWSPNPRMVLLPNDFKLKKSLRQVINKGIFELRIDTAFSEVITACSKTKRSHEDETWITNDIIDGYVQLHKLGYAHSFETYYEGELVGGLYGLSLGNCFFGESMFFTKTDASKFAFYHLVQFVLKNNFAFIDAQQPTDHLASLGAQPIPRKDFLEMLEKALQHDTIQGKWTGMLER; from the coding sequence ATGATACAATTTCCCGATCCGAACCATGCCGACGACTATGGCCTGCTGGCGCAAGGAGGCGAATTATCGCCCGAATTCTTGCTGTCGGCCTATTATCAAGGTATTTTCCCGTGGTTTAGCGAGGGCGAACCCATATTATGGTGGTCGCCTAATCCGCGCATGGTGTTGCTTCCCAACGATTTTAAGTTGAAGAAAAGTTTGCGACAGGTTATTAACAAGGGGATTTTTGAATTGCGCATCGACACGGCTTTTAGCGAGGTAATTACAGCATGTAGTAAAACCAAACGCAGTCACGAAGATGAAACCTGGATTACCAACGACATAATCGACGGTTATGTGCAACTGCACAAACTGGGTTATGCCCACTCCTTTGAAACTTATTATGAAGGAGAGTTGGTTGGCGGATTGTACGGTCTTTCGCTGGGAAATTGCTTTTTTGGCGAGTCGATGTTTTTTACTAAAACGGATGCCAGCAAATTTGCCTTTTACCACCTGGTGCAGTTTGTATTAAAAAACAACTTTGCATTTATAGATGCGCAGCAGCCAACAGATCACCTGGCAAGTTTGGGCGCTCAACCTATTCCACGAAAAGATTTTTTGGAGATGCTTGAAAAAGCCCTGCAGCACGATACAATACAGGGAAAATGGACTGGAATGTTGGAACGCTGA
- a CDS encoding DEAD/DEAH box helicase: MSGKKKNQKNILSKLNIEKLNPMQQEAKLAIHKAENTILLSPTGTGKTLAFMLPIVAELDPDCEFVQVLILVPSRELAIQIEQVTRDMGTGYKCNAFYGGRNFSKDRIDLNRPPAILIGTPGRIADHMRRETFYTHKIKTLVLDEFDKSLEIGFEKDMQDIISFLPEVEKKVLTSATHRVRIPEFLDFKNPLSVNYLKDEIPELEIKTIISPDKDKLETLGKALCHLGNQPGIIFCNFKESIDRVSNYLTEKGIIHGTFYGGMEQTDRERVLIKFRNGTHRLIVATDLAARGLDIPELKFILHYHLPLRFQEFTHRNGRTARMHSEGTAYILKSEGEDYPDFIQPTKIEKLTDAPLPEKSGWDTLFISGGRKDKISKGDIAGLFFKQGKLNKDELGVIELKHDCAFVAVQSDKVEKVIQAVSNTKLKNKKIRVSLI, translated from the coding sequence ATGTCAGGAAAAAAGAAGAACCAGAAAAATATTCTCAGCAAACTAAATATTGAGAAGCTGAATCCCATGCAGCAAGAGGCAAAACTTGCCATTCACAAAGCTGAGAACACCATATTACTTTCGCCAACCGGAACAGGAAAAACCCTGGCCTTTATGTTGCCTATTGTAGCCGAACTCGATCCGGATTGCGAATTTGTGCAAGTACTGATTTTGGTTCCTTCGCGCGAACTGGCAATACAAATTGAGCAGGTTACCCGCGACATGGGTACCGGTTACAAATGCAATGCTTTTTACGGAGGGCGGAATTTTAGTAAAGACCGCATTGATTTAAACCGCCCACCGGCCATTTTAATTGGTACGCCGGGACGAATTGCCGACCACATGCGACGCGAAACGTTTTACACGCACAAAATAAAAACACTGGTGCTCGATGAGTTTGACAAATCGCTGGAGATTGGTTTTGAAAAAGACATGCAAGACATCATTTCTTTTCTTCCCGAAGTGGAGAAAAAGGTTCTTACATCGGCAACGCATCGTGTTCGCATACCGGAATTTCTGGATTTTAAAAACCCGCTTAGTGTTAATTACCTGAAAGATGAGATTCCGGAACTGGAGATAAAAACCATCATTTCGCCCGATAAAGACAAGCTGGAAACACTGGGAAAAGCCTTGTGCCATTTGGGAAACCAACCCGGCATTATTTTCTGCAATTTTAAAGAATCGATTGACCGGGTTAGCAACTATCTTACTGAAAAAGGGATTATCCACGGTACTTTTTACGGAGGAATGGAACAAACCGACCGCGAGCGGGTACTCATCAAATTCAGAAATGGCACCCACCGCCTAATTGTTGCAACCGATTTGGCTGCACGTGGTTTAGATATTCCCGAGTTAAAATTTATTTTGCACTACCATCTTCCTTTACGCTTTCAGGAATTTACCCACCGTAACGGGCGAACTGCACGAATGCACAGCGAAGGAACTGCCTATATTCTGAAATCGGAAGGCGAAGATTATCCTGATTTTATACAACCTACCAAAATAGAAAAACTGACAGATGCTCCTCTCCCTGAAAAATCAGGATGGGATACACTTTTTATTTCGGGCGGACGTAAAGATAAGATTTCGAAAGGCGACATTGCCGGGTTATTCTTTAAACAAGGAAAACTCAACAAAGATGAATTGGGCGTGATAGAATTAAAACACGACTGCGCTTTTGTAGCGGTCCAATCGGATAAAGTTGAAAAAGTCATTCAGGCAGTAAGCAACACAAAATTGAAGAATAAAAAAATACGCGTTTCGCTAATTTAG
- a CDS encoding mechanosensitive ion channel family protein, with protein sequence MEQVFTADFWSTVIQKTQEWIIGELPAIVITVLVVLISLRLLLFSLNKLKRTLIKRAGKNEKGNQQETEKRLDTLFGIIKGAVKIVLLFILIMIVLKNVGVDIAPILASAGILGLAIGFGAQELVRDYITGFFMLLENQVRVGDVAVINGQGGLVERIELRTITLRDFAQTVHIFRNGKIDTLSNMTKEWSAMVFDIGVAYKEDVNQVIDIMKQVGDELGNDPDFKSRILEPMEVFGLDSFGDSAIVIKGRIKTKPIEQWNVGREYRKRLKYAFDKHNIEIPFPHTTVYWGDEINPLKLDIAKNVN encoded by the coding sequence ATGGAACAGGTTTTCACAGCCGACTTTTGGTCGACAGTAATTCAAAAAACACAAGAGTGGATAATCGGTGAACTACCGGCAATAGTAATAACCGTACTGGTTGTGCTAATATCATTGCGCCTTTTATTGTTTTCGTTAAACAAGCTAAAACGTACATTGATTAAGCGAGCCGGCAAAAACGAAAAAGGCAATCAACAGGAAACCGAAAAACGACTGGATACTCTGTTTGGAATAATAAAAGGAGCTGTAAAAATTGTGCTTTTGTTTATACTAATAATGATAGTACTAAAAAATGTTGGTGTTGACATTGCGCCGATACTGGCCAGCGCCGGAATATTGGGATTAGCCATTGGTTTTGGTGCGCAGGAATTGGTGCGCGACTACATTACCGGTTTTTTTATGCTGCTTGAAAACCAGGTACGCGTTGGCGATGTAGCAGTTATTAACGGACAGGGAGGCCTGGTAGAACGAATTGAATTACGAACCATCACCCTCCGCGACTTTGCGCAAACCGTTCACATTTTTCGTAACGGTAAAATCGATACCCTCTCGAACATGACCAAAGAATGGTCGGCCATGGTTTTTGATATTGGCGTGGCTTATAAAGAAGATGTTAACCAGGTAATTGATATTATGAAACAGGTGGGCGACGAGCTGGGTAACGACCCCGATTTTAAAAGCCGGATTCTGGAACCGATGGAAGTTTTTGGTCTCGATTCGTTTGGCGATAGTGCTATTGTAATTAAAGGACGTATAAAAACAAAACCGATTGAGCAATGGAACGTGGGCCGCGAGTACCGCAAACGCCTGAAATATGCTTTTGATAAGCACAATATTGAAATTCCTTTCCCACATACTACCGTTTATTGGGGCGACGAGATCAACCCACTAAAACTGGATATCGCAAAAAATGTGAATTAA
- a CDS encoding alpha/beta hydrolase, with protein sequence MKFALPFIVFVLFVFSAQAQNNETIYLWPGDVPGETGAKHEPVQTADTSGNIIRLTDVTNPAMIVFEPEESVKNGAAVIVCPGGGYRILAMDLEGTEVAEWLSKLGYTAFVLQYRVPGKQQEALYDMERAMRIVRSQAASRGIDPSKIGVLGFSAGGSVAARVSTRYNVDDYPQVDETDTISCRPDFAVLIYGAYFSKGPGKTLTPELLVDNNPPPMFLFGTADDNAGHSSLVLADALRGSKVPVELHFMPQGGHGYGLRKGNPAAEIWPVFAEDWMKRFVLED encoded by the coding sequence ATGAAATTTGCATTGCCTTTTATCGTATTTGTTTTGTTTGTTTTTTCGGCTCAGGCACAAAACAACGAAACAATATATTTATGGCCGGGAGATGTTCCGGGAGAAACCGGAGCCAAACACGAGCCGGTTCAAACAGCCGATACTTCAGGAAATATTATCCGCTTAACAGATGTTACCAATCCGGCAATGATTGTTTTTGAGCCCGAAGAATCGGTAAAAAACGGGGCAGCGGTTATTGTTTGTCCGGGTGGTGGTTACCGCATACTTGCCATGGATTTGGAAGGAACTGAAGTTGCAGAGTGGTTAAGCAAACTGGGGTATACAGCTTTTGTGTTGCAATACCGGGTGCCCGGCAAACAACAGGAAGCTCTTTACGATATGGAACGAGCAATGCGTATTGTTCGCAGCCAGGCAGCATCGCGTGGAATTGATCCGTCGAAAATTGGTGTTTTGGGTTTTTCGGCCGGAGGAAGTGTGGCTGCACGTGTGAGTACGCGTTACAATGTTGACGATTATCCGCAGGTAGATGAAACAGATACAATCTCGTGTCGTCCCGATTTTGCAGTGCTGATTTATGGCGCCTATTTTTCGAAAGGCCCCGGAAAAACATTAACACCCGAATTATTGGTGGATAATAATCCTCCGCCAATGTTTTTGTTTGGCACTGCCGACGACAATGCAGGGCACAGCAGTTTGGTATTGGCCGATGCTTTGCGCGGAAGTAAAGTTCCGGTAGAATTGCATTTTATGCCCCAGGGCGGACATGGTTATGGTTTGCGTAAAGGAAATCCGGCGGCCGAAATCTGGCCGGTTTTTGCCGAAGACTGGATGAAACGATTTGTGCTGGAGGATTAG
- a CDS encoding C-GCAxxG-C-C family protein, with protein MMKELPNDNTLANQAAELFWQDYNCAQSVLAVYTDFYQIDKETAYGLSCGLGAGMGRLQGTCGAVSAAYMVFGLANADAKDNPAKVAKTYAMVQQFHKRYTEDKGTTVCKALIDCDLNTEEGQKHFKANELKKNICEGCIRHSVKLINSVIRENSHN; from the coding sequence ATGATGAAGGAATTACCAAACGATAATACGCTTGCTAATCAGGCAGCAGAACTTTTTTGGCAAGATTATAACTGTGCTCAATCGGTATTGGCCGTTTACACCGATTTTTATCAAATAGATAAAGAAACGGCTTATGGTTTGTCGTGTGGCCTCGGAGCCGGAATGGGCCGCCTGCAGGGAACTTGTGGCGCGGTATCGGCAGCATATATGGTTTTTGGTTTGGCAAACGCCGATGCCAAAGACAATCCCGCGAAAGTGGCTAAAACCTATGCTATGGTTCAGCAGTTTCATAAACGCTATACCGAGGACAAGGGAACAACGGTTTGTAAAGCGTTAATCGATTGCGATTTAAATACCGAAGAAGGACAAAAACATTTTAAAGCCAACGAGCTGAAAAAGAATATTTGCGAAGGCTGCATCCGTCATTCGGTGAAGCTGATCAATTCAGTTATTCGCGAGAATAGTCACAACTGA